The genomic DNA CAAATGTTTGGATTCATGTCTGGGAGGCCCCTTCCTCTATATTCATCTAATGGGAACATTGGCATGCAGATGGAACATATCTTATTGAAGTGGATCGTTTAATTAGGCCAGAAGGATATTTAGTAATATCTGGTCCCCCTGTTCAATGGACTAAACAGGAAAAGGAGTGGGCTGATCTCCAGTCCATGACTCATGCCTTATGCTATGAACTTATTGCCGTTGATGGTAATACTGCAATTTGGAAGAAGCCTTCTGGAGTTTCATGTCTCCCTGACCTAGTCAATTTTAGGCTTAATCAATGCAGTGATAATGATGACCCAAACGAAGCATGGTAACCTTTTAAGAAACTTCTTCTAAAATAGTAAATTTATCTTGAGGTGATTTTTTGTTGCCAATGTCATGCTCGTTATTGATGACTATATTGTTTCTAGGTATTTTAAGTTGAAGAAGTGTGTCAGCAAAGTGCCCCTTTCAGCAGAAATATCTATTGGGGCTATCCCTAAATGGCCAGAGAGGCTGACAAAATCTCCTGCAAGGGTCTCGCTTATTAAAAATGGGCTTGATGTGTTTGAGGCTGATACACATCGTTGGGCAAGACGGGTTGCTTACTATAAAAAATCGCTTGGCATTAAACTAGGGACTCCGCATATACGTAATGTTATGGACATGAATGCTTTCTTTGGAGGCTTTGCAGCGACACTAAGTTCTGAGCCAGTCTGGGTCATGAATGTTGTTCCTGTAAGGAAGCCATTAACTCTTGGTATCATCTATGACAGAGGTCTTATTGGAGTATATCATGATTGGTAAGTTTTTTATTACATTGTTAAATGTGCATTAGTTGTCTTGATGAGTATTACCACTCATAATAGATCCCCAAGTTAAGTCTCAAAATTTTGTTTCTAGATTGATCTACAAATGTTTGCTCTACTTGATCCTGGATTTGCATTAAGAAGAGAAATATGGAATAAGTTTATTTTCACTCTGTGGCCTATGACATTAAATTTGATTTCTACTAGAGAACAACGTGATGACCTTGCAACTATATGTAAATTTACTTTCTACTAGGAAAGGATAACAACTAGCAATGTAGATAATACCTGGATACTTGAGCTTATCTTCAATGTAAGGATTCTTCACCATTAACGTAAAATCATTCAGTGAACCAGCTAAATATGTTTGAAGGCCTTAGAGCATATAGGAGTTGGCTGGTTAAGAGACAAGGCTAAAACATTTGAAACCTGAGTTGGTAAATTGAGATTCTAGCTAAGCATTATGGCTGCCTCTTTACATGTTTTCTTCTTTCCTGTAAAATTCAACAAAGAAATTATTCTGATAAAGAAAAGGGATTTAGGATTTCTTTGGTCACTTAAATAATTATTCTATTTTTTACACCCTTCCTTGGTCTTCAACAATAAAGTGCTTTTCACTTTTCTAGCTCTGTCACCAAGCAATTTTTCCTAACTTCCCATTTTCAATCATTCAAGGCACCAGCAAAAGTGCCAAACTGATATTTACCCAAATATTTAGCATATGTTTTCTtctaataagtttgaaatttCTTGCCTTTTGATATGTTTCTTAATTAACTTGTTCGTTTGGTTGGAATATCAGTTGCAACATACTCAGTATTTGTGAGTTTTGACCTTTATACTCCAAGTTGAAGCTACTAATGGGGTTTCGCTTGTACTGTTAGGTGTGAAGCTTTCTCCACTTACCCAAGAACCTACGATCTGATTCATGTTGCACGAATTAGTTCTCTGATAAGGGATTCGTCGGGCGAGAATAGGTAATACCAGTTTTTATTATCTCAGTATTTGTTGATTATTCTTGCAcataattgtattttttttatcacCACATGTCAGATATAATATCAAGCATAATATATATACACTTATATAATCAAGAAAAATGTCTTAAAATGTGGTTCGATAGAAGTGAAAAGAAGGTAAGACTGGAGAAAAAACAGGATTGTTTGCTCAAATACAGAAATAGGATTCGTGATACAAGGGCTCCTAGGAATCCATTTGTGTCGTCAGTTCCAAAAACACTTTGATGACCCTccacatagttttaaaaaaaaaaaaaatgctaacaCAAGTTTTTAACTTTGTTTTTCCAACTGTGTTCAATTGATGTGCTCATCTTTCAAGATTTATGTTGTGTAGGATTATAAAAGCATATTAGAATTCGACAGAAACATTTTCCAGAGAAATATTAGGGCCATAGGAGCATATGTTAGGCGGTTTTCTTTCCCTGGCTAATAAATCCATACTTGTTTCACTTGTCCCAGGTGCAGTCTTGTGGATCTGTTGGTGGAGATGGATCGCATTCTTCGCCCAGAGGGAACCATTGTAGTGCGGGATTCAGATGAAGTGATCAATAAGGTTGTTCAAATAGCTCATGCAATCCGATGGACCGCTGAGGTCCACAAAAGCGAGCCCGAATCTCACGGTGATGAAAGAATTCTTGTGGCAACCAAAACATTCTGGACAACCTGAATTAGTACCAGTGCTTCGCTTTGAGTTCAATTTTTGCGCCAGGGAGGGAGGGGGAAATAATCTTAAGAGTAGTTATTTACATAAATTCAATTAGGAAATGCAATTAGTTGAATTACATATTATTTTGGGGAGTCTAATACAAACTGTTATGATAAATCGGAGTAGTTCTTTCTTCTGATCAAATTTCTAAGACTTTGTAATATATGTAAGATGTCAAACTTGTTCCAGTCAAGTGTAATTCAAGATGAGGCAAATAAtccgttaatttaattttataaaactaaattgcagattttaatttggGTTCTTATTAATTAATCCATGCGGATTAATTGTAGCATAGAAATGTTGTTGATGGATTTGATTTTTGTCACTTGCAAATCAAAGTGAATTaacaaggtattttttaaaacatgcacTTAATCActaatctaaaatacttaaattcaaatcaaCCGTAATATATTCATATAAGCTTATAGAGCTGTATCAAACCAAATGTCACAAGCTCAATCTATTATTAAGATACACACTGGGCGAGAGATCACAGCATCTAGCATTGGATGTATACATTGGCAAAATTTCAAATGTATATAAGGGCTCTACCGAAGAATTCAGTTCCATGCAATTcttaaagaaaaaggaagaacTATTGCTATGTGATGAAAGATGCTGATTCAATCATCTATCTCAAGATTAATGTCATCCCTAGATACAGGTTTTCATAGACTATGCGATAATAACATTATTCTCCTTTTAAAAAATCAATCTACTAATGAAACTGAGCGAGTTACGTCATGTGTGGAAATATGATAAACCTAGCAAGTAATAAAAATCCAAGAAATGGTTTGCATGGTGCTCACTGTGACTGGGAACAGAATAAGCCAACTACATTTCTCACCTTTTATTAGTTTTGTTTCTAGCTTTGACGGTCTTCTCCAAGTTTCTAATCCGGTGACTTATAGCGGAAGAAGAATATATCTTTTTATCAGAGGTCCTACATTGCTCGGACACCATAACCCTCGGTGGGAAAACTGGAGACGCTGTCTCAGCTGTTGTAGATGGGTCTACAGGTGCTGTCTGCTTGGAGGTACCAAAGAAAGAGAAGTTCCCACCCGTGGGTTGTGGCTGGGGAACTACTTCCGGGAGATTCAAGAACTTCCTCACAGGCGGGCGTTTCATCACTATCGAACCCAACATTGCATTCATAAATTCTCGGGAGTGAATGGCAAGCGAAACAAGAAACATTTTGCAAAGATGAGAAAGAAAGAGACAATGCTAGATTTTGGAAAGAAGTGGACTCACCAAAACCATACCCAAGCGAGAAAAGGTTCGACGTAACCCAGTAACAGAAGATAGCCTTGAAGGTTGACAAAGGATGTGGTTAAACTAGATAATGATATATTGTAACGTTCAAGCattaaaataaagaaaatggGAATGCAGTCGTGTATTGTAATACAATTGTATATTAAATATAAACATTAGTACACCTCCAAAGTTTAGTATTTCTGTAACTGGTAGTTGTGCATTATAATTACATAAGAATAATTAAGAGCTAGTCTAACAACTGTGTAAAGGACACCTTCAGAACAATATTTGATGTTTTCAGATACTGCACTCTCAAAATTATGGTCAAAGTGATTAATTAAATACCTTTGGAAATCTGGCTGTAAATGGAACTGTCAATACTGCAAGAACCCTAAAGAAGTTCTTCATGTTTTTCCCCATAAAATTTCCTTCCATTCCTACTTGCATGTTAAGCTGAAATGACAGAAAAAGTACAGTCATACTATAATTATGAGTCAAGCAGTACTCCACTCAAAGAAGAATTAATTTTAGTCCCAAGGGTATTGTGAGACAATATCAGGAATTGTTAGGGACAATCATGGAAGTTTGACAAATCAGATACAATTTATGGTAATTATTTAGTCATAAGTGAACTGTGTACAATAGATTATattacatatcataacatgctTCATCTTCaccaagagtttttttttaaatgaatggATCATAATCAAATGAGTCTACGATTGACACCAAGAAAGcccaaaaaacaaaaaagaaaaagaaataagaagagAGAGAAACACAACCCAAGTGATCTTCTCAGGCTTGCAAGAAGGTATTTAATTAGTCTTAACATAACCACTGGAAAATGAATATACATAAATGTATTCCACATTCAATTAAAACCAAAATCTATTAGTTTAAGAAGCCTTACCTCTACAGTTGCCAAGAAAGACAGTGCTGTCAATATTGGAAGGATGTACAGAGGATCAGGCGTTGTCAAGTCAGTGAACCATAGAGTCCCACCTCCCTTGAAAGATGGAACTTTCTCAACCATGTTCGAGATCTACAACACATATCATAATATCAGTTATCTGCAATTAGAATATCATTACATACTATTCATGAAACAGGATTTTTAAGATTGAAATGACAAATGTAATCAGAAATTAATTATCAGATAACATGGTCAAAATTGAAATGAAATAATTAAGCTTACTGCAAAAAAGAAACTCATGAATGCTGGGCCTTGGATAAAGAGTCCCTTCAGTAGAGTAAACGGTGTGACCCCATGCCTAGAGTTATCAATTAAAAGTAGAAACCAGTAAGAAGGCTAATAGCAAGATGGAAAGCATGTAGATCATTAAATCAACTAGAACTGACTAGATAAtccaaaaaaataatcaaattgtAGGCATTACCTATGAACTTGAGGTCTTAGGAAACCACCCAGATTATGGTTTTATATTTTCAAAACTCCTTGTCATCATTGAGTTGGCTGACTAGACTGGGTTGGCCCATCTCCTGTGGCTAACACATAACTGACTTATTGGTGGGAGTATATCTTTTTATAATTAAAGCACTTCCCTGAAACTTACGTTTTCATGAAGTAAACATCTTTTTTTTTCCCACTCTTTAAGACTTCATGAGACTTTCTACAACTTAATCCAAACCGTCACATACATAACATAGCCTCTACTAATCTGACACCTTGTCATGCACAGATGGGTGAATCACCTTAACATGAGCTGATTTAATTTTACTGTCATATTTGTTAATTGATACAATCCAAACATGGACCATAAGCTCTCCAGAAGAGCCAATATATAGTCTTATATTTTTAGCATTTACAATGAGACATTCttccatttaattcaagccaactaAAGAAATAACTCTACTGCTCCATAATGGCCACTTCAACATTGATAGAATGACCTAAATGATATAACGAGAGTTCCATAAACAGAGTTTAACAGATTCTGCTTCACTACATTGCCCATcataaaaggtcaagtttgataAATCGGCTCCAAACTAACATCTGCCTGAAAGCACAAACATAAGTTCTCATGCGTGCTTGTGTGTAAACAGTTTATGACTGCAAGGTTAGCCTCTAAGTAGAATACCTTGCTTAAAAGAAACTAACAAGATGAATAAGTAATTAGGAAAAAAAACAAGGCCTGCTCGAACAGAACATACTTTTCGAAAAATTCCTTCATTCGTTTTTGACCTTCCTGTGATGTTTTGGGATCCATTGTCTGCAGCAGAGCATCAAATATACATGCGTATCAATAAaacactaaacatgtaaaagaaaaaaaaaaaagcagaGCAGCAGACAACTTCATTTCAGTGTAAGCATTTGCCATTACATTGTTGGTGATGTGTTGCATAACAGATGAGTAATGTAGAGTAAAACTATTATTGCACTAGATCAATTATCAAGAGTAAAAATCATACATCCATTTGTTTCCTAATCTGCTCCATCTCTGGTGCTATCATCTGCACAGGGCAAAAAACAACTTCAATAATTGCTTTATAGTTCTAAATCTGCAGTGAGGCAAGTCAAACAAAGAGACTGACCATCCCATATGAAAAACATAACCTTCTATTAAATCAAATGAGACTGGTGGTTAGactaaaataaaaaggaataataGTGCATACTGTACACAATAAAAGACCATATTCTATAACACTACGCATAAGGAAAGAGGTTCAAGAATGTCTGCATTCTCAAATATAGGTAAGGTTGTCAGAAAGGTTTTTCTTCAAAGTTAATTTGAAGTATGCATCAAATTGTTTTGGCAATGTAAGGCCCATATAAAGAGTAATGTATTACATGTTATAGAGAACAATATAAACACTACAATAGAGCCCAACGGTGATTTTTAACAATCTTATTGAAGAATAAATCATCATACCCATCTTCACCATCAAGTTGTGTTTGTCCTAACTATTTGGGGTTGGCTAGATGAATCTTATCACTAACAAACTATCAATTGTTTATCTCAATCGAGCTTTTGCAAAACTATATCACTACTAATACTCAAGTCAATTAAGTCCCTTTGTATTATTTTGTATTATGTCGACTATTGTTTTTCTATGGCATATCTCTCTCTTACATCTTCCACTCTAATTCAATCTATAGAATGAATTGGTGAACTTCATACGTGTAGAAATCATCTTAAcctattttcttttttattatcaTCTAATG from Zingiber officinale cultivar Zhangliang chromosome 4A, Zo_v1.1, whole genome shotgun sequence includes the following:
- the LOC121971178 gene encoding probable pectin methyltransferase QUA3, which encodes MGHLSLPSGRRSPVSRQWTLLDLAAAAFFAAVLVFFLLLFTSLGDSLAASGRRALARSSNSDPRERQRVLAILDPPSSSSSSSAGGRVVVIEACSEDEVDNMPCENPRLNSQLSREMNFYRERHCPLPEDTPLCLVPPPKGYRTPVPWPESLHKIWHDNMPYDKIAERKGHQGWMKEEGSYFAFPGGGTMFPDGAEHYISKLGQFIPIKKGLIRTALDMGCGVASFGGFLLKENIITISFAPRDSHKSQIQFALERGIPAFVAMLGTRRLPFSAYSFDLVHCSRCLIPFTAHNGTYLIEVDRLIRPEGYLVISGPPVQWTKQEKEWADLQSMTHALCYELIAVDGNTAIWKKPSGVSCLPDLVNFRLNQCSDNDDPNEAWYFKLKKCVSKVPLSAEISIGAIPKWPERLTKSPARVSLIKNGLDVFEADTHRWARRVAYYKKSLGIKLGTPHIRNVMDMNAFFGGFAATLSSEPVWVMNVVPVRKPLTLGIIYDRGLIGVYHDWCEAFSTYPRTYDLIHVARISSLIRDSSGENRCSLVDLLVEMDRILRPEGTIVVRDSDEVINKVVQIAHAIRWTAEVHKSEPESHGDERILVATKTFWTT
- the LOC121973675 gene encoding mitochondrial inner membrane protein OXA1-like; its protein translation is MACCRRSLTTSFTRLTSRLRPSCAHILRDDRETTEPTNPPPLPHFPSRYYSSDLVPSVSSYVGWRIPGFSHPLGLDSCLLRSYSSAPFPGEVAAAAADSFLPVAALQHLIDAVHSFTGLNWWASIALTTVLIRMLIVPLLLSQMKSTAKLSMIAPEMEQIRKQMDTMDPKTSQEGQKRMKEFFEKHGVTPFTLLKGLFIQGPAFMSFFFAISNMVEKVPSFKGGGTLWFTDLTTPDPLYILPILTALSFLATVELNMQVGMEGNFMGKNMKNFFRVLAVLTVPFTARFPKAIFCYWVTSNLFSLGYGFVMKRPPVRKFLNLPEVVPQPQPTGGNFSFFGTSKQTAPVDPSTTAETASPVFPPRVMVSEQCRTSDKKIYSSSAISHRIRNLEKTVKARNKTNKR